Proteins from one Caulobacter sp. 73W genomic window:
- the tsaE gene encoding tRNA (adenosine(37)-N6)-threonylcarbamoyltransferase complex ATPase subunit type 1 TsaE encodes MPSIERLLAEEADTARLGRIIARALRKGEAVCLYGPLGAGKSTLARALVRALTTPDEDVPSPTFTLVQFYDGPDFPVAHFDLYRLTSPDEAYEIGLEEALEDGAAVIEWPQRLDGALPADRLDIEITPEGEGRRARLTRHGAWRGRELEF; translated from the coding sequence ATGCCGTCCATCGAACGTCTTCTGGCCGAGGAGGCCGACACCGCCCGCCTGGGCCGGATCATCGCCCGCGCCCTGCGCAAGGGAGAGGCCGTCTGCCTCTACGGCCCCCTGGGCGCCGGCAAGTCGACCCTGGCCCGGGCGCTGGTCCGCGCCCTGACCACCCCGGACGAGGACGTGCCGTCCCCGACCTTCACCCTGGTCCAGTTCTACGACGGGCCGGACTTTCCTGTGGCCCACTTCGATCTCTACCGCCTGACCTCGCCGGACGAGGCCTATGAGATCGGGCTGGAGGAGGCGCTGGAGGACGGTGCGGCGGTGATCGAATGGCCGCAGCGGCTCGACGGAGCGCTTCCCGCCGACCGACTCGATATAGAGATCACGCCCGAAGGCGAGGGCCGCCGTGCGCGGCTGACCCGCCATGGCGCGTGGAGAGGGCGCGAGCTTGAGTTCTGA
- the addB gene encoding double-strand break repair protein AddB produces the protein MTPVFDTPGPRWFSIPAHRPFVEDLAAGLHARLSPLGPEALSQAVVLTPTRRGARALAEAFVAVSGGKALLLPQIRALGDLDEGEPPFEPGDLALDLPPAVSSWRRRFELARIAADHAHLLQRELDASGALEMADALAGFLDSAQIEEIAARGRLESLVDGDLAKHWQVSAKFLTAALDAWADRLRELDLIDVSERRVRLLRALGELWKAQPPQGVMIAAGSTGTAPATADLLAVIAGLPQGAVVLPGLDEGLAESAWADVGEQHPQGAMKRLLHRACADRDDVRPWTPEADSQGRWRRRLVNEALRPAEATADWLTQIARLRAEAPAGVDPFTEGLKGLSVAAARTEEEAALVCALLLREALETPGLTCALVTPDRELSRRVGARLARWGVAADDSAGADLAGYPVAVLADHVAALGADPLDPVRLLAVAKHPLVRLGLDEAKLADARRRLEGKGLRGPRPPSRERLFEKLKDEPDAADLARRLFAALDLASDVFAGGEASPPDAASALARAMEALADGPDGYGALWNGAGGEGLGGLLAALSGEGDGLPAATPAGFHDLLGRLIGGESVRTGGATHPRLRILGAIEARLVRADRLILAGLEEGVWPKAPPTDPFLSRPMRSALGLPPPERRVGLSAHDFAQAASAPEVVLVHSERRGGAPAVESRWLWRLRTLAKGAGATLPERHDVLEWARAIDAPKTYDPVKRPAPKPPVEHRPREMPVTRIEALTRDPYAVWARGILNLKRIDRPDEPVDVRARGTAIHRAFEQLVLKHPHPGPLPDDLAETFRTLYLDALRQEGMPDAALVREAALATEAAAWVADLEARRREHSARIVVEQSGKVVFPSALGDFTLTAKTDRIEVTADGVGHILDYKTGAAPTAKMVEAGFSPQLTLTAAILLRGGFEGIHDVAPGDLTYLRVTGRKPAGQEVTIAAAGGESLDAADAAFEGLRRLIDRYADPEQPYLSRVAPQFVKDHAGDYAHLARVFEWSTAGEDGGDE, from the coding sequence GTGACGCCGGTCTTCGACACTCCGGGGCCGCGCTGGTTCTCGATCCCGGCGCACCGCCCCTTTGTCGAGGATCTGGCCGCCGGCCTGCACGCCCGGCTGTCGCCGCTGGGGCCCGAGGCTCTTTCTCAGGCCGTCGTCCTGACGCCTACCCGCCGTGGGGCCCGCGCCCTGGCCGAGGCCTTCGTCGCGGTCTCTGGCGGCAAGGCCCTGCTGCTGCCGCAGATCCGCGCCCTGGGCGATCTGGACGAGGGCGAGCCGCCGTTCGAGCCGGGCGACTTGGCGCTGGACCTGCCGCCCGCCGTCTCGTCCTGGCGCCGCCGGTTCGAGCTGGCCCGCATCGCCGCCGATCACGCCCACCTGCTGCAACGAGAGCTCGACGCCTCCGGCGCTCTGGAGATGGCCGACGCCTTGGCCGGCTTTCTCGACAGCGCCCAGATCGAGGAGATCGCGGCTCGAGGCCGGCTGGAAAGCCTGGTCGACGGCGATCTCGCCAAGCACTGGCAGGTCTCCGCCAAGTTCCTGACCGCCGCCCTCGACGCGTGGGCCGACCGGCTGCGCGAACTGGACCTGATCGATGTGTCCGAGCGGCGGGTGCGCCTGCTGCGCGCCCTCGGCGAGTTATGGAAGGCCCAGCCGCCCCAGGGCGTTATGATCGCCGCCGGCTCCACCGGCACCGCCCCCGCCACCGCTGATCTGCTGGCGGTGATCGCCGGCCTGCCGCAGGGCGCCGTGGTGCTGCCGGGCCTAGATGAAGGCCTGGCCGAAAGCGCCTGGGCCGATGTCGGCGAGCAGCACCCCCAGGGCGCCATGAAGCGCCTGCTGCATCGGGCCTGCGCCGACCGCGACGACGTCCGGCCCTGGACGCCGGAAGCCGACAGCCAGGGACGCTGGCGCCGCCGCCTGGTCAACGAGGCCCTGCGCCCGGCCGAGGCCACCGCCGACTGGCTGACCCAAATCGCTCGCCTCCGCGCCGAGGCGCCGGCTGGCGTCGATCCCTTTACCGAGGGGCTCAAAGGCCTGTCCGTCGCCGCCGCCCGGACGGAGGAGGAGGCGGCCCTGGTCTGCGCCCTGCTGCTGCGCGAGGCGCTGGAGACGCCGGGCCTGACCTGCGCCCTGGTCACGCCGGACCGCGAGCTGTCCCGCCGGGTCGGCGCGCGCCTGGCCCGCTGGGGCGTCGCCGCCGATGACTCCGCCGGCGCCGACCTGGCCGGCTATCCCGTCGCCGTACTTGCCGATCATGTGGCCGCCCTCGGCGCCGATCCGCTCGATCCCGTCCGCCTGTTGGCCGTGGCCAAGCACCCGCTCGTTCGCCTCGGCCTGGATGAGGCGAAGCTGGCCGACGCTCGCCGCCGTCTGGAGGGCAAGGGTCTGCGCGGCCCGCGTCCGCCCAGCCGCGAGCGCCTGTTCGAAAAGCTGAAGGACGAGCCGGACGCCGCCGACCTCGCCCGCCGCCTGTTCGCCGCGCTTGATCTGGCCTCGGATGTCTTCGCGGGTGGAGAGGCCTCTCCTCCCGACGCCGCCTCGGCCCTGGCGCGCGCGATGGAGGCCCTGGCCGACGGTCCCGACGGCTACGGCGCCCTGTGGAACGGCGCGGGCGGCGAGGGGCTGGGCGGTCTGCTGGCCGCCCTGTCGGGCGAGGGCGACGGCCTGCCCGCCGCCACGCCCGCAGGCTTCCACGACCTGCTTGGCCGGCTGATCGGCGGCGAGAGCGTGCGCACCGGCGGGGCGACCCATCCGCGTCTGCGCATCCTCGGCGCCATCGAGGCCCGTCTGGTCCGCGCCGACCGCCTGATCCTGGCCGGGCTGGAGGAGGGCGTCTGGCCCAAGGCGCCGCCCACCGACCCCTTCCTGTCGCGGCCCATGCGCAGCGCCCTTGGGCTGCCGCCGCCCGAGCGCCGCGTCGGCCTGTCGGCCCACGACTTCGCCCAGGCGGCCAGCGCCCCGGAGGTCGTGCTGGTCCATAGCGAACGGCGCGGCGGCGCTCCCGCCGTGGAATCGCGCTGGCTGTGGCGGCTGCGCACCCTGGCCAAGGGGGCGGGCGCTACCCTGCCCGAGCGTCACGACGTCCTGGAATGGGCGCGGGCCATCGACGCGCCTAAGACCTACGACCCGGTCAAGCGCCCGGCCCCCAAGCCGCCCGTCGAACATCGCCCCCGCGAGATGCCGGTCACCCGCATCGAGGCCCTGACCCGTGACCCCTACGCCGTGTGGGCGCGGGGCATCCTGAACCTCAAGCGCATCGACCGACCGGACGAGCCGGTGGATGTCAGGGCCCGCGGCACCGCCATCCACCGCGCCTTCGAGCAGCTGGTCCTCAAGCACCCGCATCCCGGTCCGCTGCCGGATGATCTCGCCGAGACCTTCCGCACCCTCTACCTCGACGCCCTGCGCCAGGAGGGCATGCCCGACGCCGCCCTGGTCCGCGAGGCGGCCCTGGCGACCGAAGCCGCCGCATGGGTCGCCGACCTGGAGGCCCGCCGCCGTGAGCACTCGGCCCGCATCGTGGTCGAACAGTCGGGCAAGGTCGTCTTCCCCAGCGCCCTGGGCGACTTCACCCTGACCGCCAAGACCGACCGCATCGAGGTGACCGCCGACGGGGTGGGCCACATCCTCGACTACAAGACCGGCGCCGCTCCGACCGCCAAGATGGTTGAGGCGGGCTTCTCGCCCCAGCTGACCCTGACCGCCGCCATCCTGCTGCGCGGCGGGTTCGAAGGCATTCACGACGTCGCGCCGGGCGACCTGACCTATCTGCGCGTCACCGGCCGCAAGCCGGCGGGGCAGGAGGTGACCATAGCGGCCGCCGGGGGCGAAAGCCTGGACGCCGCGGACGCCGCCTTCGAGGGTCTGCGCCGTCTGATCGACCGCTACGCCGACCCGGAGCAGCCTTACCTCTCGCGCGTCGCCCCGCAGTTCGTGAAGGACCACGCCGGCGACTACGCCCACCTGGCGCGGGTGTTCGAATGGTCCACGGCCGGCGAAGACGGAGGTGACGAATGA
- a CDS encoding response regulator, translating to MPNPDSTQRLKGLVVEDQSATREWLVGALDQAFDIEIVAVDDLRGARESLQWRTPDVALVDIGLPDGSGVDLVRELTREHPAATPIVTTIFDDDAHLFDAIAAGAQGYLLKDQDTAAFVEALKRIGRGEPPLSPSIARRMLEHFRAAPPVSSEDLEPLTPRETEVLALLGRGLRVGEAARVLGISDHTVAGYVKTVYRKLNIASRAEAALEAARRGLV from the coding sequence ATGCCGAACCCAGACAGCACGCAACGGCTCAAGGGGCTGGTGGTCGAGGACCAGTCGGCCACCCGCGAATGGCTGGTCGGGGCGCTGGACCAGGCCTTCGATATCGAGATCGTGGCGGTGGACGATCTGCGCGGCGCCCGTGAATCCCTGCAGTGGCGCACGCCGGACGTGGCCCTGGTGGACATCGGCCTGCCGGACGGGTCGGGGGTCGATCTGGTGCGGGAGCTGACCCGCGAGCACCCGGCCGCCACGCCCATCGTCACCACCATCTTCGACGACGACGCGCATCTGTTCGACGCCATCGCGGCGGGCGCCCAGGGCTATCTGCTCAAGGATCAGGACACCGCCGCCTTCGTCGAGGCGCTGAAGCGGATCGGACGCGGCGAGCCGCCGCTGTCGCCATCCATCGCCCGGCGGATGCTGGAGCATTTCCGCGCCGCGCCGCCCGTTTCATCCGAGGATCTGGAGCCCCTGACACCGCGCGAGACCGAGGTGCTGGCCCTGCTCGGCCGGGGCCTGCGGGTGGGCGAGGCCGCCCGGGTCCTGGGAATCAGCGACCACACGGTCGCCGGCTATGTGAAGACCGTATATCGCAAACTGAACATCGCCTCGCGGGCGGAGGCGGCGCTGGAGGCGGCCCGGCGCGGCCTGGTCTGA
- the murU gene encoding N-acetylmuramate alpha-1-phosphate uridylyltransferase MurU: MSAPQTAPKTAMVLAAGLGTRMRPLTNDRPKALVEVGGKALIDHMLDRLVAAGVETAVVNVHYFADLMEAHLAKRTDLRIVISDERAQALETGGGIKQALPLLPADAFWVANIDSVWIEDDGLALDTVARSWDPTRMDVCLLTASTGGSLGFHATGDLFLSETGKVRFKDQGETAPLVYVGVHIAKPSVVVDGPEGPFGLLPIWKGLTAQGRVHGVAPKGLWMHVGDPAAREAAEARLR; the protein is encoded by the coding sequence ATGAGCGCCCCCCAGACCGCGCCCAAGACAGCGATGGTCCTGGCCGCCGGCCTCGGCACCCGCATGCGGCCCCTGACCAACGACCGGCCCAAGGCTCTGGTCGAGGTCGGCGGCAAGGCCCTGATCGACCACATGCTCGACCGCCTGGTCGCCGCCGGTGTCGAGACCGCCGTGGTCAACGTCCACTACTTCGCCGACCTGATGGAAGCCCATCTGGCCAAGCGCACCGACCTGCGCATCGTCATCTCCGACGAGCGCGCTCAGGCCCTGGAGACTGGCGGCGGCATCAAGCAGGCCCTGCCCTTGCTGCCAGCCGACGCCTTCTGGGTGGCCAATATCGACTCCGTCTGGATCGAGGACGACGGCCTGGCCCTCGACACCGTGGCCCGGAGCTGGGACCCGACACGCATGGACGTCTGCCTGCTCACCGCCTCCACGGGCGGCTCCCTCGGCTTCCACGCCACGGGCGACCTCTTCCTATCCGAGACCGGGAAGGTGCGCTTCAAGGACCAAGGAGAGACCGCACCCCTGGTCTATGTGGGCGTCCACATCGCCAAGCCCTCGGTCGTCGTCGACGGTCCTGAAGGTCCCTTCGGCCTGCTGCCGATCTGGAAGGGGCTGACCGCCCAAGGGCGGGTTCACGGCGTCGCGCCCAAGGGGCTGTGGATGCACGTCGGCGACCCCGCCGCCCGGGAGGCGGCCGAGGCGCGACTGCGGTGA
- the sdhD gene encoding succinate dehydrogenase, hydrophobic membrane anchor protein: MSTSSSNFRTPRSRAHGLGSAKHGVGHFIVERVSALASVPLVLWGVFAGLRLAGADHEGAVAWIAQPINAVLLSLLLVVGLIHLKNAMQVVIEDYIERFASKTALLLLNLFVSVLTGALGVFAIVKIALTGAI; this comes from the coding sequence GTGAGCACGTCTTCCTCCAACTTCCGCACCCCGCGCTCGCGCGCCCACGGCCTGGGCTCGGCCAAGCACGGCGTCGGCCACTTCATCGTCGAGCGCGTCTCGGCCCTGGCTTCGGTTCCCCTGGTCCTGTGGGGCGTCTTCGCCGGCCTGCGCCTGGCGGGCGCCGATCATGAGGGCGCGGTCGCCTGGATCGCCCAGCCGATCAACGCGGTCCTGCTGTCGCTGCTGCTGGTGGTGGGCCTGATCCACCTGAAGAACGCCATGCAGGTGGTGATCGAGGATTACATCGAGCGCTTCGCCAGCAAGACGGCGCTGCTGCTTCTCAATCTGTTCGTCAGCGTCCTCACGGGCGCCCTGGGTGTGTTCGCGATCGTCAAGATCGCCCTCACCGGAGCCATCTGA
- the zapE gene encoding cell division protein ZapE, with protein MSIRTAYQDRLAQGQIMPDAAQAAGIETLARLEAALDAAGEPGFKFFGRKPKSQKGVYLWGPVGRGKSMIMDLFFETAPTARKRRIHFHAFMAEVHADIDAWRKGDAAARKARFGQHKGDDPIAPTAEKIASEARLLCFDELQVTDIADAMILGRLFEGLFDHGVTLVATSNRPPEDLYKNGINRQLFTPFIDMLKARMEVITVAGPKDFRLDRLRAARIWLSPIDPDNRREFDRLWADMLDGAAETGATVEVMGRKLALPRAAGGLLRAGFAELCDKPLGPQDYLAVAERFHTVFLEDLPRLRPERRDAAKRFNTLVDALYEAGTKIVVLAEAEPETLYPKGDGAFEFERTVSRLQEMRSAGWLEKVRE; from the coding sequence ATGTCGATCCGCACCGCCTATCAGGACCGCCTCGCCCAGGGTCAGATCATGCCCGATGCGGCCCAGGCGGCGGGGATCGAGACCCTGGCCCGGTTGGAGGCGGCCCTGGACGCGGCCGGCGAGCCCGGCTTCAAGTTCTTCGGCCGCAAGCCCAAGAGCCAGAAGGGCGTCTATCTGTGGGGGCCAGTGGGTCGGGGCAAGTCCATGATCATGGACCTGTTCTTCGAGACTGCGCCGACGGCCCGCAAGCGCCGCATTCACTTCCACGCCTTCATGGCCGAGGTCCACGCCGACATCGACGCCTGGCGCAAGGGCGACGCCGCGGCGCGCAAAGCGCGGTTCGGCCAGCACAAGGGCGACGATCCCATCGCCCCGACGGCCGAGAAGATCGCTTCGGAAGCACGACTGCTGTGCTTTGACGAGCTTCAGGTCACCGACATCGCCGACGCCATGATCCTGGGCCGGCTGTTCGAGGGGCTGTTCGACCATGGGGTGACCCTGGTCGCCACCTCGAACCGGCCGCCGGAGGACCTGTACAAGAACGGCATCAATCGCCAGCTGTTCACCCCCTTCATCGACATGCTGAAGGCGCGGATGGAGGTGATCACCGTGGCGGGCCCGAAGGATTTCCGCCTTGATCGCCTGCGGGCGGCGCGGATCTGGCTGTCGCCCATCGACCCGGACAACCGGCGCGAGTTCGACCGCCTGTGGGCCGACATGCTGGACGGCGCGGCCGAGACCGGCGCGACGGTCGAGGTCATGGGCCGCAAGCTGGCCCTGCCCCGCGCGGCCGGCGGCCTGCTGCGGGCCGGGTTCGCCGAGCTGTGCGACAAGCCGCTGGGGCCCCAGGACTATCTGGCCGTGGCCGAACGCTTTCACACCGTGTTTTTGGAAGATCTGCCCCGGCTGCGGCCGGAACGGCGTGACGCGGCCAAGCGGTTCAACACCCTGGTCGACGCCCTTTACGAGGCGGGGACCAAGATCGTCGTCCTGGCCGAGGCGGAGCCGGAGACCCTATATCCCAAAGGCGACGGCGCGTTCGAGTTCGAGCGCACCGTGTCGCGGCTGCAGGAGATGCGGTCGGCGGGCTGGCTGGAGAAGGTGCGGGAGTAG
- the trxA gene encoding thioredoxin, whose amino-acid sequence MSTVTVTDESFEADVLKADKPVLVDFWAEWCGPCKQIAPALEQISEELADVVTVAKVNIEDSPTTPSRYGVRGIPTMMLFRNGQMASMKVGAMPKQKILEWLNEAGVQPA is encoded by the coding sequence ATGAGCACCGTCACGGTGACCGACGAATCCTTCGAAGCCGACGTGCTGAAGGCCGACAAACCCGTCCTGGTCGATTTCTGGGCCGAGTGGTGCGGTCCCTGCAAGCAGATCGCGCCCGCCCTGGAGCAGATCTCCGAGGAGCTGGCCGACGTGGTGACCGTCGCCAAGGTCAATATCGAGGACAGCCCGACGACCCCGTCCCGCTACGGCGTGCGCGGCATCCCGACCATGATGCTGTTCCGCAACGGCCAGATGGCGTCGATGAAGGTCGGCGCCATGCCCAAGCAGAAGATCCTGGAATGGCTCAACGAGGCTGGCGTCCAGCCGGCCTGA
- the sdhC gene encoding succinate dehydrogenase, cytochrome b556 subunit, producing MTAPNGGLPQRPMSPHLQVWRWHVTMACSILHRASIFALYLGAILLAGWAVALASGPDHYACYVEVVGSPLGKLVLFGITVMLFFNLAYNVRQAFWDLGYGFTPKTADMTGVVAIAFGVVAAVVVWVIAGFTGALS from the coding sequence ATGACCGCACCCAACGGGGGACTTCCGCAGCGCCCGATGTCGCCGCACCTGCAGGTGTGGCGCTGGCATGTGACCATGGCCTGCTCCATTTTGCACCGCGCCAGCATCTTCGCGCTGTACCTGGGCGCCATCCTTCTGGCCGGCTGGGCCGTCGCCCTGGCCTCCGGCCCCGACCACTACGCCTGCTATGTCGAGGTCGTCGGCTCGCCGCTGGGCAAGCTCGTTCTGTTCGGCATCACGGTCATGCTGTTCTTCAACCTCGCCTACAACGTCCGCCAGGCCTTCTGGGACCTGGGCTACGGCTTCACGCCGAAGACCGCGGACATGACCGGCGTCGTCGCCATCGCCTTCGGCGTCGTCGCCGCGGTCGTGGTCTGGGTCATCGCTGGTTTCACGGGGGCCCTGTCGTGA
- the addA gene encoding double-strand break repair helicase AddA, whose translation MTVFDPQAIAADPAINAFVTANAGSGKTKTLIDRVARLLLSGAAPEAILCVTFTKAAAAEMQRRLFETLGGWSVLDDARLAEALSKLEGADAPRDLSKARALFARALETPGGLKIQTIHAFCEKLLRRFPLEAGVSPGFTVMDDAAAAALAEAARRRTALEAQKGGLLGEAYARFSVALDFQAFQTMFRTFEDRRGAIAAYVDRCGGFVETMSDIWRVCTNSTEQRDPETIGADFMARLDRALWRDIAEVLATGGKTDLKCAELMAAIADNPDATFEDALVPLFTEKGEGTPATWPMKTSGLKSREDLRGPLLDQQNALEEVRALIRAARVAADTVDVLLLAWTYTKAYEAEKRARGALDFTDLIEHVHQLLTRRSDAAWVLFKLDGGVDHILVDEAQDTAPEQWAILRELTGEFFSGAGAPGWRKGTDERTLFVVGDEKQSIYSFQGADPERLLIETQRYIGLIEAVGRVAKGVPLTVSYRSTKQVLSFVDALFEAPEMRAGVPPPAGEDRVIHRPFRIEHAGCVDLWPLEQEIKEGERDAWDAPLDVEGVQSANRRLARRIAAEIKALLARGDAIFDKETRAWRPATAGDVLILVRRRKALFEDILRELKHAGLPVAGADRLALSAHIAFDDLLALARFALYPRDELTLAALLKSPFCGLTDDQLYALAHGRKDNLWRVVRDQADGPSGFLRWARGEAGRRPFEFFSRALNFSGPDGVSMRSRMLTRLGAEAADALDEFLAQVLAAEQRGVNDLEALVADFAALDITVKREMEGARAEVRVMTAHGSKGLEAPIVILPEMALKDASRGSPLLATAEGGFLWCASSKNDCEASAAARERRKTKDQEEGLRLLYVALTRARDRLILCGRIDARTKLENVAGWYGAAAAAFGHPEIAPDVRTLGEGDGSYRRYGPDPMRLPLAEAVVAAPVLLPAWVRQSATPERPDVRYAAPSMLGEDETTKAPSPLARVAGLGRYRRGTIIHRLLQLLPDIAPAERPAAARRLLTGERDLTDDQRAEMAQAALTVLDDARFAEVFGPGSRAEVALAGAARSLPGGLAVSGRVDRLVVLPDRVLVVDFKTNRPAPERIEDADDAYLVQMAVYAAVLAEVFPNRAVEGALVWTDGPKLMPVPEKVMAQALTRLVRNS comes from the coding sequence ATGACCGTCTTCGATCCTCAGGCCATCGCCGCCGATCCGGCCATCAACGCCTTCGTCACCGCCAACGCCGGCTCGGGCAAGACCAAGACCCTGATCGACCGGGTGGCGCGCCTGCTGCTGTCCGGCGCCGCGCCCGAGGCGATCCTCTGCGTGACCTTCACCAAGGCCGCCGCCGCCGAGATGCAGCGCCGCCTGTTCGAGACGCTTGGCGGCTGGTCGGTGCTGGACGACGCCCGCCTGGCCGAGGCCCTGAGCAAGCTGGAGGGCGCCGACGCCCCCCGCGACCTGTCCAAGGCCCGCGCCCTGTTCGCCCGCGCCCTGGAAACCCCCGGCGGCCTGAAGATCCAGACCATCCACGCCTTCTGCGAAAAGCTGCTGCGCCGCTTCCCGCTGGAGGCCGGCGTCTCGCCCGGGTTCACGGTGATGGACGACGCGGCGGCCGCGGCCTTGGCCGAGGCCGCCCGTCGCCGCACGGCGCTGGAGGCGCAGAAGGGCGGCCTGCTGGGCGAGGCCTATGCCCGTTTCTCGGTGGCCCTGGATTTCCAGGCCTTCCAGACCATGTTCCGCACCTTCGAGGACCGGCGCGGCGCCATCGCCGCCTATGTCGATCGCTGCGGCGGCTTCGTCGAGACCATGTCCGACATCTGGCGGGTCTGCACCAACAGCACCGAGCAGCGTGATCCGGAGACCATCGGGGCCGACTTCATGGCGCGGCTGGACCGTGCGTTGTGGCGCGACATCGCCGAGGTCCTGGCGACCGGCGGCAAGACCGACCTCAAATGCGCCGAGCTGATGGCCGCCATCGCCGACAACCCGGACGCGACGTTCGAGGACGCCCTGGTCCCGCTGTTCACCGAGAAGGGCGAGGGAACGCCCGCGACCTGGCCCATGAAGACCAGCGGCCTGAAGAGCCGCGAGGACCTGCGCGGCCCGCTGCTGGATCAGCAGAACGCGCTGGAGGAGGTCCGCGCCCTGATCCGTGCCGCCCGCGTGGCGGCCGACACCGTGGACGTCCTGCTGCTGGCCTGGACCTACACCAAGGCCTACGAGGCCGAGAAACGGGCGCGGGGCGCGCTCGATTTCACCGACCTGATCGAGCACGTCCACCAGCTGCTGACCCGCCGCTCCGACGCGGCCTGGGTGCTGTTCAAGCTGGACGGTGGTGTCGACCACATCCTGGTCGACGAGGCCCAGGACACCGCCCCCGAACAGTGGGCGATCCTGCGCGAGCTGACCGGCGAGTTCTTCAGCGGCGCCGGCGCGCCGGGCTGGCGCAAAGGGACCGATGAGCGGACCCTGTTCGTGGTCGGCGACGAGAAGCAGTCGATCTACTCGTTCCAGGGCGCCGACCCCGAGCGTCTGCTGATCGAGACCCAGCGCTATATCGGCCTGATCGAGGCGGTGGGCCGCGTGGCCAAGGGCGTGCCCCTGACGGTCTCCTACCGCTCCACCAAGCAGGTGCTGTCCTTCGTAGACGCCCTGTTCGAGGCGCCGGAGATGCGCGCCGGGGTGCCGCCGCCGGCCGGCGAGGACCGGGTGATCCACCGTCCGTTCCGTATCGAACACGCCGGCTGCGTTGATCTGTGGCCCCTGGAGCAGGAGATCAAGGAGGGCGAGCGCGACGCCTGGGACGCGCCCCTCGACGTAGAGGGCGTCCAGAGCGCCAACCGCCGCCTGGCCCGCCGCATCGCCGCCGAGATCAAGGCCCTGCTGGCGCGGGGCGATGCGATCTTCGACAAGGAGACCCGGGCGTGGCGTCCGGCCACGGCCGGCGACGTCCTGATCCTGGTCCGCCGGCGCAAGGCGCTGTTCGAGGACATCCTGCGGGAGCTGAAGCACGCCGGCCTGCCCGTGGCCGGCGCCGACCGTCTGGCCCTGTCGGCGCACATCGCCTTCGACGACCTGCTGGCCCTGGCCCGCTTCGCCCTCTATCCGCGTGACGAGCTGACCCTGGCGGCCCTGCTGAAGAGCCCGTTCTGCGGCCTGACCGACGACCAGCTCTATGCCCTGGCCCATGGCCGCAAGGACAACCTGTGGCGGGTGGTCCGCGACCAGGCAGACGGCCCGTCCGGCTTCCTGCGCTGGGCGCGGGGCGAGGCGGGCCGCCGACCGTTCGAGTTCTTCTCCCGCGCCCTGAACTTCAGCGGGCCGGACGGCGTCTCCATGCGCTCGCGCATGCTGACCCGCCTGGGGGCCGAGGCCGCCGACGCCCTCGACGAGTTCTTGGCTCAGGTCCTGGCCGCCGAGCAGCGCGGGGTGAACGATCTGGAGGCCCTGGTCGCCGACTTCGCCGCCCTCGATATCACCGTCAAACGCGAGATGGAGGGCGCTCGAGCGGAGGTGCGGGTGATGACCGCCCACGGCTCCAAGGGGCTGGAGGCGCCCATCGTCATCCTGCCGGAAATGGCCCTGAAGGACGCTTCGCGCGGCTCGCCGCTGCTGGCCACCGCCGAAGGCGGCTTCCTGTGGTGCGCTTCGTCGAAGAACGATTGCGAAGCCTCCGCCGCCGCCCGCGAACGGCGCAAGACCAAGGACCAGGAAGAGGGGCTGCGCCTCCTCTACGTGGCCCTGACCCGGGCCAGGGACCGCCTGATCCTCTGCGGCCGTATCGACGCCCGCACCAAGCTGGAAAACGTCGCCGGCTGGTACGGTGCGGCCGCCGCCGCCTTCGGCCACCCCGAGATCGCGCCCGACGTCCGCACCCTGGGCGAGGGCGATGGAAGCTATCGCCGCTATGGCCCCGACCCGATGCGTCTGCCCCTGGCCGAGGCGGTGGTCGCCGCGCCGGTCCTCCTGCCGGCCTGGGTGCGCCAGTCGGCGACGCCGGAGCGGCCGGACGTCCGCTACGCCGCCCCGTCCATGCTGGGCGAGGACGAGACCACCAAGGCGCCGTCGCCCCTGGCGCGGGTGGCAGGCCTGGGCCGTTATCGGCGCGGGACCATCATTCACCGTCTGCTTCAACTGCTGCCGGACATCGCCCCGGCCGAGCGGCCCGCCGCCGCCCGTCGCCTGCTGACCGGCGAGCGGGACCTGACCGACGACCAGCGCGCCGAGATGGCCCAGGCCGCCCTCACCGTCCTGGACGACGCCCGCTTCGCCGAGGTGTTCGGCCCCGGCTCCCGCGCCGAGGTGGCTCTTGCCGGCGCGGCCAGGAGCCTGCCCGGCGGTCTCGCCGTATCCGGTCGCGTGGACCGTCTGGTGGTGCTGCCCGACCGCGTTCTGGTGGTGGACTTCAAGACCAATCGCCCGGCCCCGGAGCGGATCGAGGACGCCGACGACGCCTATCTGGTGCAGATGGCGGTCTATGCCGCCGTCCTGGCCGAGGTGTTCCCCAACAGGGCTGTCGAGGGCGCGCTGGTGTGGACCGACGGTCCCAAACTGATGCCCGTTCCAGAAAAGGTGATGGCCCAAGCGCTCACCCGACTGGTCCGCAACAGTTGA